A genomic segment from Anaerolineales bacterium encodes:
- a CDS encoding formylglycine-generating enzyme family protein, translating into MATPSATPPGLPPATPQVRRVTPQQATETPLLPSATPSSGSPQPSPTATPTLGPGQQISTIDGARVQRVPAGDSWMGSADSELLTEPDELPQHRVRLQAFWIDQTEVTNRQYALCVSAGKCDPPPAELELGDEQAYYAAQEFADYPVTNVSWVQAEAYCQWTGRRLPSEAEWERAARGRDARIYPWGWFGLVMDDRLNFCDQECPYPWRDARLSDGHARTAPVGSYPRGASPYGALDMAGNVWEWVSDWYDPAAYSSELAEQPAGPDQGRYKVVRGGSWLDGTLGDHMAFARAANRHWQPPNASQSYIGFRCAASAQDLN; encoded by the coding sequence ATGGCAACCCCTTCGGCGACACCGCCGGGGCTGCCGCCGGCTACTCCCCAAGTGCGTCGGGTCACCCCCCAGCAGGCGACGGAGACCCCGCTCTTGCCCTCCGCCACGCCCTCCAGTGGGTCTCCCCAGCCCTCTCCGACTGCCACCCCGACGCTGGGACCGGGGCAGCAGATCTCAACGATCGATGGCGCCCGGGTGCAGCGCGTTCCGGCCGGCGACTCCTGGATGGGATCGGCCGACTCGGAGCTCCTGACTGAGCCCGACGAGCTTCCGCAGCACCGCGTCCGCCTGCAGGCATTCTGGATCGATCAGACCGAGGTCACCAATCGGCAGTATGCACTGTGTGTCTCGGCGGGCAAGTGCGACCCGCCGCCGGCAGAGCTCGAACTTGGGGATGAGCAGGCTTACTATGCTGCGCAGGAGTTCGCCGACTACCCTGTAACCAACGTCTCCTGGGTGCAGGCCGAGGCGTACTGCCAATGGACGGGGCGACGCCTGCCATCGGAGGCCGAGTGGGAGCGAGCGGCACGCGGTCGCGATGCACGCATCTACCCCTGGGGCTGGTTCGGCCTAGTGATGGACGATCGCCTCAACTTCTGCGATCAGGAGTGCCCGTATCCCTGGCGCGATGCTCGTTTGAGCGACGGCCACGCCCGGACGGCGCCCGTCGGATCGTATCCCAGGGGCGCCAGCCCGTACGGCGCCCTGGATATGGCCGGCAATGTCTGGGAGTGGGTGAGCGACTGGTACGACCCCGCCGCCTACAGCTCGGAGCTCGCCGAGCAGCCGGCCGGACCGGATCAGGGACGGTACAAAGTGGTGCGCGGCGGGTCCTGGCTCGACGGGACCCTGGGAGACCACATGGCCTTCGCCCGGGCGGCGAACCGCCACTGGCAGCCGCCCAACGCCAGCCAAAGCTACATCGGCTTCCGTTGCGCCGCCTCGGCGCAAGACCTGAACTAG
- a CDS encoding PLP-dependent aminotransferase family protein, translating to MHSEEPIIRSVENIDWESRLAERTRRMQSSVIREMLKFTTQPEVISFAGGLPAPELFPVREFQEACRYVLETAGPASLQYSPTEGFMPLKEYLAEAMSRYGILVEVENILLVNGSQQGLDLIGKLFVDPDACVVCSRPTYLGALQAWNAYQAEYCTVPMDENGSLIDELEKLLKQGTRPRFIYELPNFHNPAGNTLILERRQHLARLAREYDLVLIEDDPYGELRFEGEDITPIFRLAPERTIYLSTFSKTLAPGIRLAWITAPKPIIQRLVQAKQGADLHTGTFVQMVANDICQRGILRQHVRRLRQVYRQRRDAMMDAIAEHFPQEVTYTKPLGGLFLWARAPEAINTRDFLLKAVEAKVAYVPGFAFYPGEQGGEHSMRLNFSNASIEMINEGIFRLGRAMKEELLRSR from the coding sequence ATGCACTCCGAGGAGCCGATCATCCGCAGTGTGGAGAACATCGACTGGGAGTCCCGACTGGCCGAGCGCACCCGCCGGATGCAGAGCTCGGTCATCCGCGAGATGCTCAAGTTCACCACCCAACCCGAGGTGATCTCGTTTGCCGGGGGCCTGCCAGCCCCCGAGTTGTTCCCCGTGCGGGAGTTCCAGGAGGCCTGCCGCTACGTCCTGGAAACCGCCGGCCCGGCATCGCTGCAGTACAGCCCAACCGAAGGCTTCATGCCCCTCAAAGAGTATCTGGCGGAGGCCATGTCCCGCTATGGCATCTTGGTGGAGGTCGAGAACATCCTGCTCGTCAACGGATCGCAACAGGGCCTGGACTTGATCGGCAAGCTCTTCGTCGATCCCGACGCCTGCGTGGTCTGCAGCCGGCCGACCTACCTGGGGGCGCTGCAAGCCTGGAACGCCTACCAGGCCGAGTACTGCACTGTGCCGATGGACGAAAATGGATCGCTGATTGATGAGCTGGAAAAGCTGCTGAAGCAAGGCACCCGCCCGCGCTTCATCTATGAGCTGCCCAACTTCCACAACCCCGCCGGCAACACCCTGATCCTCGAGCGACGCCAGCATCTGGCGCGCTTGGCGCGCGAGTACGACCTGGTGCTCATCGAGGATGACCCGTACGGCGAACTCCGGTTCGAAGGGGAGGACATCACCCCGATCTTCCGCCTGGCTCCCGAGCGGACGATCTATCTCAGCACGTTCTCCAAGACTCTGGCGCCCGGCATCCGCCTGGCCTGGATCACCGCCCCCAAGCCCATCATCCAGCGCCTGGTTCAGGCCAAACAGGGCGCCGACCTGCACACCGGGACTTTTGTGCAGATGGTGGCCAATGACATCTGCCAGCGAGGCATCCTGCGCCAGCATGTCCGACGGCTGCGTCAGGTGTACCGCCAGCGGCGGGATGCGATGATGGACGCTATCGCCGAGCACTTCCCCCAGGAGGTGACGTACACCAAGCCGCTGGGCGGGCTGTTCCTGTGGGCCAGGGCGCCGGAAGCCATCAACACCCGCGACTTCCTGCTCAAGGCCGTCGAGGCCAAGGTGGCCTACGTGCCCGGCTTTGCCTTCTATCCCGGCGAGCAGGGAGGGGAGCACTCGATGCGGCTTAACTTCTCCAACGCCAGCATCGAGATGATCAATGAAGGGATCTTCCGCCTGGGGCGGGCGATGAAGGAGGAACTGCTCCGGTCCCGCTAG
- a CDS encoding sigma-70 family RNA polymerase sigma factor, whose protein sequence is MLDENRLLEDARGGDLDAFNRLVLAHQTAVYNVSYRILGDPAAASDAAQEAFISAFKHLKDHRGGSFRAWLLRIVTNACYDSLRREKRRPAESLDDYDQDDADHPDAWERIADPQAGPEREALRAELNRAIEDCLQRLPAEFRMAAVLVDVEGHDYLEAAAAIGKPVGTVKSRVARARARLRDCLRQYGELLPAALRLSAENSK, encoded by the coding sequence ATGCTCGACGAAAATCGATTGCTCGAGGACGCCCGAGGCGGCGATCTCGACGCCTTCAACCGCCTTGTGCTGGCCCACCAGACGGCGGTCTACAACGTCTCCTACCGCATCCTGGGGGACCCAGCTGCTGCCTCCGATGCTGCTCAGGAGGCGTTCATATCAGCCTTCAAGCACTTGAAGGACCATCGCGGGGGTTCCTTCCGCGCCTGGCTGCTGCGGATTGTGACCAATGCGTGCTACGACAGCCTGCGCCGCGAGAAGCGGCGGCCGGCCGAGTCGCTGGACGACTACGACCAGGACGATGCCGACCATCCGGACGCCTGGGAACGAATTGCCGACCCTCAGGCCGGACCGGAGCGCGAGGCCTTGCGGGCCGAGCTCAACCGGGCCATTGAAGACTGCCTGCAGCGTCTCCCGGCCGAGTTTCGGATGGCAGCGGTCCTAGTGGATGTGGAGGGCCACGATTACCTGGAGGCGGCGGCGGCGATCGGCAAGCCCGTCGGCACCGTCAAGAGCCGCGTCGCCCGGGCCCGGGCCCGCCTGCGCGATTGCCTCCGGCAGTATGGGGAACTTCTGCCTGCCGCGCTGCGTCTGTCTGCTGAGAATTCGAAATGA
- a CDS encoding NUDIX domain-containing protein: MAAAALVMENGRILLVQRRNSPEKGTWTLPAGYVDAGEDPRLAAAREVTEETGLEVRVGGVADVVFEPSVGEHPSTIVIVYWSEICGGALSAGDDAEQTGFFALDELPPIGFHSTRSILEQVRAGRPPAL, translated from the coding sequence GTGGCCGCGGCCGCACTGGTGATGGAGAACGGAAGGATCCTGCTGGTTCAGCGCCGGAACTCCCCTGAGAAAGGGACGTGGACACTCCCCGCCGGATACGTGGATGCGGGAGAGGATCCGCGCCTGGCCGCAGCCCGAGAGGTGACCGAGGAGACCGGCCTGGAAGTGCGGGTGGGCGGTGTGGCGGATGTCGTGTTCGAGCCTTCGGTCGGCGAGCACCCTTCCACGATTGTGATCGTATACTGGAGCGAGATCTGCGGCGGCGCCCTGAGCGCCGGTGACGATGCCGAGCAGACGGGCTTCTTTGCGCTCGATGAGCTCCCGCCCATCGGATTCCACTCGACGCGCTCGATCCTGGAACAGGTGAGAGCGGGCCGCCCGCCCGCACTATAA
- a CDS encoding response regulator, with protein MTITEDPAKAPRDGTPCVMVVDDEPDFCSVVSELLGISDVRVHQAHDAGEAMSMLKEATPDLILTDVMMPGMDGLAFVRHVRANPCLRSIPTIVVSARVRPEDREAAMLAGADGFLPKPFTWNQLLTTIDPYLHR; from the coding sequence ATGACCATCACCGAGGACCCGGCGAAGGCGCCCCGTGACGGCACGCCCTGCGTCATGGTCGTCGATGATGAGCCGGACTTCTGCAGCGTGGTCTCCGAGCTGCTTGGCATCTCCGATGTCCGCGTCCATCAAGCGCACGACGCCGGCGAGGCGATGAGCATGCTCAAGGAGGCGACACCAGATCTGATCCTGACGGACGTCATGATGCCAGGCATGGACGGGTTGGCCTTCGTCCGCCACGTGCGGGCCAATCCCTGCCTGCGTTCGATCCCTACGATCGTCGTCAGCGCCCGGGTCCGCCCGGAAGATCGGGAAGCGGCCATGCTGGCAGGCGCCGATGGCTTCCTTCCCAAGCCATTCACCTGGAACCAGCTGCTCACGACAATCGATCCCTATCTCCACCGCTGA
- the trmD gene encoding tRNA (guanosine(37)-N1)-methyltransferase TrmD encodes MRFDVFTILPDVMQAYLKASMLGRAQAAGLLDVRLHNLRQYTHDKHHTTDDTPYGGGGGMVMKPEPIFGAVEAVLGDDLGRVPVILLTPQGDVLDQKMARGLAACERVALICGRYEGVDERVRRHLATAEVSIGDYVVTGGELPALIVIDAVTRMLPGALGAVDGAEDDSHAQGLLEYPQYTRPAVFRDWAVPEVLVSGDHARVDAWRRAQSLRRTLERRPDLLDQAPLSQADRRVLDQIRRQPDSTPAGLAPRSTREDR; translated from the coding sequence ATGAGATTCGACGTCTTCACCATCCTGCCAGACGTCATGCAGGCCTATCTCAAGGCCAGTATGCTCGGCCGGGCACAGGCTGCCGGTCTGCTCGATGTGCGCCTGCACAATCTTCGCCAGTACACCCACGACAAACATCACACCACGGACGATACGCCCTACGGCGGAGGCGGCGGAATGGTGATGAAGCCCGAGCCGATCTTCGGGGCGGTAGAGGCCGTGCTCGGAGATGACCTGGGGCGGGTGCCGGTGATCCTGCTCACACCCCAGGGCGACGTGCTGGATCAGAAGATGGCGCGGGGCCTGGCTGCCTGTGAGCGGGTGGCGCTGATCTGCGGACGCTACGAAGGGGTCGATGAACGGGTGCGGCGGCATCTGGCGACGGCGGAGGTCTCCATCGGAGACTACGTGGTCACAGGCGGAGAACTGCCGGCGCTGATCGTGATTGACGCCGTCACCCGCATGCTGCCCGGAGCGCTGGGTGCTGTGGACGGCGCCGAGGACGATTCGCACGCCCAGGGGCTGCTCGAGTATCCGCAATATACGCGTCCAGCGGTGTTCCGGGACTGGGCCGTGCCAGAGGTGCTCGTCTCTGGCGACCACGCTCGCGTTGACGCCTGGCGCCGGGCTCAGTCGCTCCGCCGGACCCTTGAGCGCCGGCCCGACCTGCTCGACCAGGCGCCGCTCTCCCAGGCCGATCGGCGTGTGCTCGATCAGATCCGGCGCCAGCCGGATTCGACTCCGGCAGGGTTGGCACCCCGGTCTACCCGGGAGGATCGATAA